From a single Pseudomonas cremoricolorata genomic region:
- a CDS encoding sigma-54 interaction domain-containing protein: MQLLTLPPSPSLATSIRATAQVFEDPRSQALLAHLQQVAPSEASVLVIGETGTGKELVARHIHNLSGRRNGPFIAVNCGAFSESLVEAELFGHEKGAFTGALAAKAGWFEEANGGTLFLDEIGDLPLPIQVKLLRVLQEREVVRLGSRKSIKINVRVLAATNVLLEKAINAGHFREDLYYRLNVVTLQLHPLRDRPGDILPLARHFIRSYSERLGYGPVELSQGAQAKLVDYSWPGNIRELENVIHHSLLTCGEGQVQAEDLRLSHLRLERQEQTLAPQGAEALLQQAFSRLYEEQPGALYETVENALLRSAYHFCHYNQVHTAQLLGLSRNVTRTRLIAIGELLVNKRRGPLPQVVDERVVRLSI, encoded by the coding sequence ATGCAACTGCTCACCTTGCCCCCCTCGCCGTCGCTGGCGACCTCGATCAGGGCCACCGCCCAGGTGTTCGAAGACCCGCGCTCACAGGCCTTGCTGGCGCACTTGCAACAGGTCGCACCGAGCGAAGCCAGCGTGCTGGTGATCGGCGAGACCGGCACCGGCAAGGAACTGGTCGCCCGTCACATCCACAACCTCAGCGGCCGGCGCAATGGCCCGTTCATCGCGGTCAACTGCGGCGCGTTTTCCGAGTCGCTGGTAGAGGCCGAGCTGTTCGGCCACGAAAAAGGCGCCTTCACCGGCGCGCTGGCGGCCAAGGCCGGCTGGTTCGAAGAAGCCAACGGCGGCACGCTGTTTCTCGATGAAATCGGCGATCTGCCGTTGCCGATCCAGGTCAAGCTGCTGCGCGTGCTGCAGGAGCGCGAGGTGGTGCGCCTCGGCTCGCGCAAGAGCATCAAGATCAATGTGCGGGTGCTGGCCGCCACCAACGTACTGCTGGAAAAGGCCATCAACGCCGGGCACTTTCGCGAAGACCTCTACTACCGTCTGAACGTCGTGACCTTGCAGCTGCACCCGCTGCGCGACCGTCCCGGCGACATCCTGCCCCTGGCCAGGCACTTCATTCGCAGTTACAGCGAGCGTCTGGGCTATGGCCCGGTGGAGTTGAGTCAAGGCGCTCAGGCCAAGCTGGTGGACTACAGCTGGCCGGGCAATATTCGCGAGCTGGAAAACGTCATTCACCACAGCCTGCTGACCTGCGGCGAAGGCCAGGTGCAGGCTGAGGATTTGCGGCTGTCGCACCTGCGCCTGGAGCGCCAGGAACAAACGCTGGCGCCACAGGGCGCCGAAGCCCTGCTGCAACAGGCCTTTAGCCGGCTCTATGAAGAGCAGCCCGGGGCGCTGTACGAAACGGTGGAGAACGCCCTGCTGCGCTCGGCCTACCATTTCTGCCATTACAACCAGGTGCACACCGCGCAACTGCTGGGGCTGTCGCGCAACGTCACCCGCACGCGGCTGATCGCCATTGGCGAACTGTTGGTGAACAAGCGTCGCGGGCCGCTGCCGCAAGTGGTCGATGAGCGCGTGGTGCGTCTGTCGATCTGA
- a CDS encoding acyl-CoA dehydrogenase family protein, with the protein MNATRPALVLAQELAAQFAQTAVERDERGGTPKLERDALRASGLLSLAIPRAFGGQGANWQETFEVVRELARVDSSIAHVFGFHHLMLATVRLFSRPEQWQPWFEQTARKQWFWGNALNPLDTRTVVRHHDGWYEFSGKKSFCSGATDSEMLIASAVDERAGGKLLIAAIPSGRSGISLHDDWHNIGQRQTDSGSATFERVRVEHNELLLDPGPLSTPFAALRPLIAQLHFANLFLGIAEGAFAEARQYSLKESRPWFRSQASQSADDPYLLRHYGEFWVGLEGTRALIERAAQRLDQAWAKEQALSAEERGDLAVAVGTAKVAATRHGLDLCSRLFEVTGARATHASLRFDRHWRNLRTQTLHDPVDYRIHELGEWALANRRPTPSFYS; encoded by the coding sequence TTGAATGCCACGCGTCCGGCCCTTGTGCTGGCGCAGGAACTGGCTGCGCAGTTCGCCCAGACCGCCGTGGAGCGTGACGAGCGCGGCGGCACGCCGAAACTCGAACGCGACGCACTGCGCGCCAGCGGCTTGCTGTCGCTGGCCATTCCCCGGGCCTTCGGTGGCCAGGGCGCCAATTGGCAGGAAACCTTCGAGGTGGTGCGCGAACTGGCCCGGGTCGACAGCTCCATCGCCCATGTGTTCGGGTTTCATCATCTGATGCTTGCCACCGTGCGGCTGTTCTCCCGCCCCGAGCAGTGGCAACCCTGGTTCGAACAGACCGCGCGCAAGCAGTGGTTCTGGGGCAACGCACTCAATCCGCTGGACACCCGCACGGTGGTGCGCCACCACGACGGCTGGTACGAGTTTTCCGGGAAGAAGAGCTTCTGCTCGGGCGCCACCGACTCGGAAATGCTCATCGCCTCGGCGGTCGACGAACGCGCCGGCGGCAAGCTATTGATCGCGGCCATCCCCAGCGGGCGCAGCGGCATCAGCCTGCACGATGACTGGCACAACATCGGCCAGCGCCAGACCGACAGCGGCAGCGCCACGTTCGAGCGGGTGCGCGTCGAGCACAACGAACTGCTGCTCGACCCCGGCCCCTTGAGCACGCCATTCGCAGCATTGCGCCCGCTGATCGCGCAGTTGCATTTCGCCAACCTGTTTCTCGGCATCGCCGAAGGGGCGTTCGCCGAGGCCCGCCAGTACAGCCTCAAGGAGAGCCGCCCGTGGTTCCGCTCCCAGGCCAGCCAGAGCGCCGATGACCCTTACCTGCTGCGCCATTACGGCGAGTTCTGGGTCGGCCTGGAAGGTACCCGCGCCCTCATCGAACGCGCCGCGCAGCGTCTGGATCAGGCCTGGGCCAAAGAACAGGCGCTGAGTGCCGAAGAGCGCGGGGATCTCGCCGTGGCGGTCGGCACGGCCAAGGTCGCCGCCACCCGGCATGGCCTGGACCTGTGCAGCCGGCTGTTCGAAGTCACTGGCGCGCGCGCCACCCATGCCTCACTGCGCTTCGACCGTCACTGGCGCAACCTGAGGACACAAACCCTGCACGACCCGGTTGACTACCGCATCCACGAGCTCGGCGAGTGGGCCCTGGCCAACAGGCGCCCCACCCCGTCCTTCTATTCCTGA
- a CDS encoding pyridoxal-phosphate dependent enzyme produces MSKLIRTRERLLTKLELHNPGGSHKYRAARHIIDSAVRNGDIVPGQTTVIEKTGGNFGFGLIAACHRYDIAVELAVGLGFSKTKRDLLECFGATLIGKDMLLEGASPKEVVQHHLQHQDAHGKSYFYTDQFNNPVGVDAHRHQTATELACQLIKAQAGKEILFVGCAGTGASFTGVTLGLRDHGFDVETALVDPAGSDSKAGTFTDHRFEGMAVGVSPPFLEWSLVDQHCTVQHGEMLLAQRQFYMQSGVYVGNTAAACLAAAHRLMQQPQYADTTVVTLAYDAGLWYQDLQQSVAEGVGPSDPCGN; encoded by the coding sequence ATGAGCAAGCTGATCCGCACCCGTGAACGCCTGTTGACCAAGCTGGAACTGCATAACCCTGGCGGCAGCCACAAGTACCGTGCCGCCCGCCACATCATCGACAGCGCAGTGCGCAACGGCGATATCGTGCCGGGCCAGACTACGGTGATCGAGAAGACCGGCGGCAACTTCGGCTTCGGCCTGATCGCTGCCTGTCACCGCTACGACATCGCCGTGGAACTGGCGGTCGGCCTTGGCTTCAGCAAGACCAAGCGTGACCTGCTGGAATGCTTCGGCGCCACCCTGATCGGCAAGGACATGCTGCTCGAGGGCGCCTCACCCAAGGAAGTGGTGCAGCACCATCTGCAGCATCAGGACGCCCATGGCAAGTCGTACTTCTACACCGATCAGTTCAACAACCCCGTGGGCGTCGATGCCCATCGCCACCAGACCGCCACAGAGCTTGCCTGCCAGCTGATCAAGGCCCAGGCCGGCAAGGAGATCCTGTTCGTCGGGTGTGCCGGCACCGGCGCCAGCTTCACCGGCGTCACCCTCGGCCTGCGCGACCACGGTTTCGACGTGGAAACGGCACTGGTCGACCCTGCAGGCAGCGATTCCAAGGCTGGAACCTTCACCGATCACCGTTTCGAGGGCATGGCGGTCGGCGTCAGCCCACCGTTTCTGGAGTGGTCGTTGGTCGATCAGCACTGCACCGTGCAGCACGGGGAAATGCTCTTGGCCCAGCGTCAGTTCTACATGCAAAGCGGCGTGTACGTCGGCAATACCGCGGCGGCCTGCCTGGCCGCGGCGCATCGCCTGATGCAGCAACCGCAGTATGCCGACACCACCGTGGTGACCCTCGCCTACGACGCCGGACTGTGGTACCAGGATTTGCAACAGTCAGTGGCTGAGGGTGTCGGCCCATCCGACCCCTGCGGTAACTGA
- a CDS encoding MFS transporter, which translates to MSQTLPRRTYLYFTAQSINLTTAVMSVTMAAIVGSALAPAAQWSTLPYGVQFLCVMLATYPAAKLMSRIGRRPAFILGALPLIVSGVSGFFAVEHQQFALLVLSHAALGVYIAFANFNRFAATDNLPALLKPKALSLVVAGGVVAAVVGPTLTELLREVAGYSLFSLCYAAFVGLAMLSLLIALCLPDSAPSEQAAQPSANATPVAAPALNPTLLTAMAVAAVGYGVMNLLMIQASMHMQHMHEDFSDVRLAIQWHVIAMFAPSFFTGAIIERLGLRTTICSGLAMLIGCALLNMTSQGYAAMTVSLVILGLGWNLTYVGGGALLAQALQNAPGAMQMQGKNDLAIAIFATLGAFSPALLLSSIGWVGTNVLCLVLCALLLIAAVLVLQTRPHPHYASMSSGK; encoded by the coding sequence ATGAGCCAGACATTGCCCCGCCGCACCTACCTGTATTTCACCGCGCAGTCGATCAACCTCACCACGGCGGTCATGTCGGTGACCATGGCGGCGATCGTCGGCTCGGCGCTGGCACCTGCTGCGCAGTGGTCCACCCTGCCCTACGGTGTGCAGTTCCTCTGCGTCATGCTCGCCACCTACCCTGCGGCGAAGCTGATGAGCCGCATTGGCCGCAGGCCCGCATTCATCCTCGGCGCCCTGCCGCTGATCGTCTCTGGGGTGAGCGGCTTCTTCGCCGTCGAACACCAGCAATTCGCCCTGCTGGTGCTCAGCCACGCGGCGCTTGGGGTGTACATCGCCTTCGCCAACTTCAACCGTTTCGCCGCCACCGACAACCTGCCCGCGCTGCTCAAGCCCAAGGCGCTGTCGCTGGTGGTCGCCGGCGGGGTGGTCGCAGCGGTGGTCGGCCCGACGCTCACCGAACTGCTGCGCGAGGTCGCGGGTTACTCGCTGTTTTCCCTGTGCTACGCCGCTTTCGTCGGGCTGGCCATGCTGTCGCTGTTGATCGCCCTGTGCCTGCCTGACAGCGCCCCGAGCGAGCAGGCCGCACAGCCCTCGGCGAACGCCACGCCGGTTGCAGCACCGGCGCTCAACCCTACATTGCTCACGGCAATGGCCGTGGCGGCGGTGGGCTACGGGGTGATGAACCTGCTGATGATCCAGGCCTCGATGCACATGCAGCACATGCATGAAGATTTTTCTGACGTGCGCCTGGCGATCCAGTGGCATGTGATCGCGATGTTCGCGCCGTCGTTCTTCACCGGGGCGATCATCGAGCGGCTGGGGTTGCGCACGACCATTTGCAGTGGCCTGGCCATGCTGATCGGCTGCGCGCTGTTGAACATGACCAGCCAGGGCTATGCCGCCATGACCGTATCGCTGGTGATTCTTGGCCTGGGCTGGAACCTGACCTACGTCGGCGGTGGCGCGCTGCTGGCCCAAGCCCTGCAGAACGCACCGGGTGCCATGCAGATGCAAGGCAAGAACGACTTGGCCATCGCCATCTTCGCCACCCTCGGTGCCTTCAGCCCGGCGCTGTTGCTCAGCAGCATCGGTTGGGTCGGCACCAACGTCCTGTGCCTGGTGCTCTGCGCGCTACTGCTGATCGCCGCGGTGCTGGTGCTGCAAACCAGGCCACACCCCCATTACGCCTCGATGAGCAGCGGCAAATGA
- a CDS encoding alanyl-tRNA editing protein: MNDLLTHEVLRTTEKLYYQDQYLTAADTQVARVHADALELDSTVAYPEGGGQEADFGTIELPIGTLRFIWAKKLYGTPIRLEGFKGGKLGGIILHMIHPEDLHLLEQVTAGMPARVCIDAERRDRLTVSHSASHFLYAAAIAVRQELEQWTIGCHIKEDGARFDFLVEEPFSAEDVREIERRANELIAWQDAIENTAVQGFEDARLWSYRGIEIPCGGTHLDSPQRIGRLHVRRKRLGKSKERLMCEFPDAAIDLSAYREHRA; encoded by the coding sequence ATGAACGATTTACTCACCCATGAAGTACTGCGCACCACCGAGAAACTCTATTATCAGGATCAATACCTGACTGCCGCTGACACTCAGGTGGCCCGCGTACATGCCGACGCACTGGAACTCGATAGTACCGTCGCCTATCCCGAAGGCGGTGGCCAGGAGGCGGACTTCGGCACCATCGAATTGCCGATCGGTACGTTGCGTTTTATCTGGGCGAAGAAACTCTACGGCACACCGATTCGCCTTGAAGGTTTCAAAGGCGGAAAGTTGGGCGGGATCATTCTGCATATGATTCACCCGGAAGATCTGCATTTGCTCGAACAGGTCACTGCCGGGATGCCGGCACGGGTGTGCATCGATGCCGAGCGCCGTGATCGCCTGACGGTCTCGCACAGCGCCAGCCACTTCCTGTATGCCGCGGCCATTGCCGTGCGCCAGGAACTGGAACAGTGGACCATCGGTTGCCACATCAAGGAAGACGGCGCGCGCTTCGATTTCCTCGTCGAAGAACCCTTCAGCGCCGAGGACGTGCGCGAAATCGAGCGCCGCGCCAATGAGCTGATCGCCTGGCAGGACGCCATCGAGAACACCGCCGTGCAAGGCTTCGAAGACGCTCGGCTGTGGTCGTACCGTGGCATCGAGATTCCCTGCGGAGGCACCCACCTCGACTCGCCGCAGCGCATCGGCCGCCTGCACGTGCGGCGCAAACGCCTGGGCAAGAGCAAGGAACGCCTGATGTGCGAATTCCCAGACGCCGCGATTGATCTGTCGGCCTACCGGGAGCACCGCGCATGA
- a CDS encoding serine O-acetyltransferase yields the protein MAHMDIQTSATVRLPVHYEQESFKLVRNLLTAALLECCSPQEYSLISDTDMLEMVADQCHDDLLAFAAKDPAAGFDPVFIARTYTSYAAVLHYRLAHQIAQTCGNLAAYERSLAAIVSRRGKMLSGAEIHCHARIGARFIIDHGVGTVIGETSVIGDDCYILGGVTLGARGISQNPCGARHPRIGDRVQIGAFSSVLGPVHVGNDAFIGPGCIISKDVPARAKVHVKTALQMVLEQ from the coding sequence ATGGCCCATATGGACATACAGACTTCTGCGACCGTTCGACTTCCAGTTCATTATGAACAAGAGTCGTTCAAACTCGTCAGAAACTTGCTCACTGCGGCACTTCTGGAATGTTGTTCGCCGCAGGAATATTCCTTGATTAGCGATACTGACATGCTTGAAATGGTTGCCGACCAGTGCCACGACGATTTGCTCGCCTTTGCCGCGAAAGATCCGGCAGCCGGTTTCGATCCGGTGTTCATCGCCCGCACTTACACCTCTTATGCCGCCGTGTTGCATTACCGCCTGGCGCATCAGATCGCCCAGACCTGCGGCAATTTGGCGGCCTACGAACGCAGCCTGGCGGCGATTGTCTCGCGACGCGGCAAGATGCTCTCGGGCGCTGAAATCCACTGCCATGCCCGCATCGGCGCACGCTTCATCATCGACCACGGAGTGGGCACGGTGATCGGCGAAACCTCAGTCATCGGCGATGACTGCTACATCCTCGGCGGCGTCACCCTGGGCGCCCGCGGCATCAGTCAGAACCCCTGCGGTGCCCGACATCCGCGCATCGGCGACCGTGTTCAGATCGGCGCCTTCAGCAGTGTCCTGGGCCCGGTACACGTTGGCAACGATGCGTTCATCGGTCCCGGTTGCATCATCAGCAAAGATGTACCGGCACGCGCCAAAGTTCACGTTAAAACCGCCTTACAGATGGTATTAGAACAATGA
- a CDS encoding PLP-dependent aminotransferase family protein — translation MSTNALYDSLKQRLADGEWLAGQRMPSIRKLAAAGHSYHDAVSAYARLVSEGELTAFAGRGYFVTSRAAQIAVSHDPQSMDGDPLFKLLQGGQHYTKLGCGWLPPEWRDTDSLAKAIRRTARLEQSSLAEYGDILGHLPMRKQLCVHMKRQTRVDARPSQVITTLGATQALDLIARLLLKPGDQVFVDEPGNGNLIRLIQLAGGQVIGIPRTQDGPDIEAMQAHLATHRIKAFFCNSTFHNPTGGNISPHNAFKVLRLAIEHEFYVVEDDVYGDFSPGVRQTFAELDNLERVIYIGSFSKCLSASLRVGYIACAQELIEPLTRLKLLTCVAVPAFCERFVNTILSDGTYARHMKDVQQRLISQQVQTQKLLLERGWRFDIEPQGGMFIWAYHPELANLQALIARLEQQKILLMPGSAFAVGRDYQRYARINCTHFSQAVAQHFTVKSS, via the coding sequence ATGAGCACCAACGCCCTCTACGATTCCCTCAAGCAGCGTCTGGCCGATGGCGAGTGGCTGGCCGGGCAGCGCATGCCGTCGATCCGCAAGCTGGCCGCCGCCGGGCACAGTTATCACGATGCCGTTTCCGCCTATGCGCGGCTGGTCAGTGAAGGCGAACTGACCGCCTTCGCCGGACGCGGTTACTTCGTCACCAGCCGCGCCGCGCAGATCGCCGTCAGCCATGACCCGCAGAGCATGGATGGCGATCCGCTGTTCAAGCTGCTGCAGGGCGGCCAGCACTACACCAAGCTCGGTTGTGGCTGGCTCCCGCCGGAGTGGCGCGACACCGACTCGCTGGCCAAGGCGATTCGCCGCACCGCGCGGCTCGAGCAGAGCTCGCTGGCCGAGTACGGCGATATCCTTGGTCACTTGCCGATGCGCAAGCAGCTGTGCGTACACATGAAGCGTCAAACCCGCGTCGATGCCCGGCCCAGTCAGGTCATCACCACCCTGGGCGCCACCCAGGCGCTGGACCTCATCGCCCGCTTGCTGCTCAAGCCCGGTGATCAGGTGTTCGTCGACGAGCCGGGCAATGGCAACCTGATTCGCCTGATTCAATTGGCTGGCGGCCAGGTCATCGGCATTCCGCGCACCCAGGACGGGCCTGATATCGAAGCCATGCAGGCGCACCTGGCCACGCACAGGATCAAGGCGTTCTTCTGCAACAGCACCTTCCACAACCCCACCGGCGGCAACATCAGCCCGCACAACGCCTTCAAGGTGCTGCGCCTGGCCATCGAGCATGAGTTCTATGTGGTCGAGGACGATGTCTACGGCGATTTCAGCCCCGGCGTGCGGCAAACCTTCGCCGAGTTGGATAACCTGGAGCGGGTGATCTACATCGGCAGTTTTTCCAAATGCCTGTCGGCCTCGCTAAGGGTTGGCTACATCGCCTGCGCCCAAGAGCTGATCGAGCCGCTGACGCGCCTGAAACTGCTCACCTGCGTGGCGGTGCCGGCGTTCTGCGAACGCTTCGTCAACACGATTCTGTCCGATGGCACCTACGCCCGGCACATGAAGGATGTGCAGCAGCGCCTGATCAGCCAGCAGGTACAGACCCAGAAGCTATTGCTCGAACGCGGCTGGCGCTTCGACATCGAGCCCCAGGGCGGCATGTTCATCTGGGCCTATCACCCCGAGCTTGCCAACCTGCAGGCGCTGATCGCGCGCCTCGAACAGCAGAAGATTCTGCTGATGCCCGGCTCGGCGTTCGCCGTGGGGCGTGACTACCAGCGCTATGCGCGCATCAACTGCACGCACTTTTCCCAGGCGGTGGCTCAGCACTTCACGGTCAAGTCATCCTGA
- the gnd gene encoding phosphogluconate dehydrogenase (NAD(+)-dependent, decarboxylating), with translation MVLSFKSRRSNQHMQLGIVGLGRMGGNIARRLMRAGHQVVAHDRDHNAVNTLAGEGALSAADLAAVVQQLQAPRAVWVMLPAGEPTEQTIAQLADLLEPGDSIIDGGNTFYKDDMRRAAELAKRGLHYLDVGTSGGVWGLERGYCMMIGGERDVFERLEPLFAALAPGVGDIPRTHGLQGEHQRAEHGYIHAGPPGAGHYVKMVHNGIEYGLMQAYAEGFDLLRSKGSDELPEAQRFDLNLPEIAEVWRRGSVITSWLLDLTADAMAADPQLSQFSGSVSDSGEGRWTVDAAVEQATPVPVLSSALFARFRSRQQQGTYGDKVLSAMRLGFGGHVEKKS, from the coding sequence ATGGTCTTGTCATTCAAATCACGTAGGAGCAACCAGCACATGCAATTAGGAATCGTCGGCTTGGGCCGCATGGGCGGCAACATCGCAAGACGGCTTATGCGCGCTGGGCACCAAGTGGTCGCACACGATCGCGACCACAACGCAGTCAACACCCTGGCCGGCGAAGGTGCGCTCAGCGCCGCCGATCTTGCCGCCGTGGTGCAGCAGTTACAGGCGCCGCGCGCGGTATGGGTGATGCTGCCGGCCGGTGAGCCGACCGAGCAGACCATCGCGCAACTGGCCGATCTGCTCGAGCCGGGTGACTCGATCATCGACGGTGGCAATACCTTCTATAAAGACGACATGCGCCGCGCCGCCGAGCTGGCCAAGCGTGGTCTGCATTACCTGGACGTCGGCACTTCCGGCGGCGTGTGGGGGCTGGAGCGTGGCTACTGCATGATGATCGGCGGCGAGCGTGATGTGTTCGAGCGTCTCGAGCCGTTGTTCGCAGCGCTGGCCCCAGGCGTCGGCGACATTCCACGTACCCATGGCCTGCAAGGCGAGCACCAGCGCGCCGAACACGGCTACATCCACGCCGGCCCACCCGGCGCCGGGCACTACGTGAAGATGGTCCACAACGGGATCGAGTACGGCTTGATGCAGGCTTACGCCGAGGGCTTCGACCTGCTGCGCAGCAAGGGCAGCGATGAACTGCCAGAGGCGCAGCGCTTCGACCTCAACCTGCCGGAAATCGCCGAGGTCTGGCGCCGCGGCAGTGTCATCACCTCGTGGTTGCTCGACCTCACCGCCGATGCCATGGCGGCCGATCCGCAGCTGTCGCAGTTCAGTGGTTCGGTGTCGGACAGCGGTGAAGGGCGTTGGACGGTCGATGCCGCCGTCGAGCAGGCGACCCCGGTACCGGTGCTCTCCAGCGCCTTGTTCGCCCGCTTCCGCTCGCGTCAGCAGCAAGGTACTTACGGCGACAAGGTGCTGTCGGCCATGCGCCTGGGCTTCGGTGGTCATGTCGAGAAGAAAAGCTGA
- the zwf gene encoding glucose-6-phosphate dehydrogenase, giving the protein MKKTKTPAAPPCTLFLFGANGDLVKRLLMPALYNLSRDGLLDRNLRIVGVDHNEVTAEGFAERLHDFLTERDKGGEGAPKTLDEALWAKLARRLDYQTGDFLDPATYQAIAQRIAKTSHGNAIFYLATSPRFFPEVAQRLGEAGLLDESSGGFRRVVVEKPFGTDLASAQALNARLLKVMDERQIYRIDHYLGKETVQNILVSRFSNGLFESFWNNHYIDHVQITAAETVGVETRGAFYDSTGALRDMVPNHLFQLLAMVAMEPPAAFGADAVRGEKAKVVGAIRPWSPKLALKNSVRGQYAAGKRMRGYRDEANVDPKSQTETYVALKVMIDNWRWAGVPFYLRTGKRMSVRDTEIAICFKPAPYAQFRDMELAQPKPNYLKIQIQPNEGMWFDLQAKRPGPELVMENVELGFAYKDFFKMSPATGYETLIYDCLTGDQTLFQRADNIENGWRAVQPFLDAWVNGGEVHEYPAGEDGPEAGNDLLGRDHREWHTLG; this is encoded by the coding sequence ATGAAAAAAACCAAGACGCCTGCTGCTCCGCCCTGCACGCTGTTCTTGTTCGGTGCCAACGGTGACCTGGTCAAACGCCTGTTGATGCCCGCGCTGTACAACCTGAGCCGCGATGGCTTGCTCGACCGCAACCTGCGCATCGTCGGCGTCGATCACAACGAGGTCACCGCCGAGGGTTTTGCCGAGCGTCTGCACGATTTCCTCACCGAGCGCGACAAGGGCGGTGAGGGCGCGCCCAAGACCCTCGACGAAGCCCTGTGGGCCAAGCTTGCCAGGCGTCTTGACTACCAGACCGGCGATTTTCTCGACCCGGCCACCTACCAGGCGATCGCCCAGCGCATCGCCAAGACCTCCCACGGCAATGCCATCTTCTACCTCGCCACCTCACCGCGCTTCTTTCCCGAAGTGGCCCAGCGTCTGGGCGAGGCGGGGTTGCTCGATGAGTCATCCGGCGGTTTTCGCCGGGTGGTGGTGGAAAAACCGTTCGGCACCGATCTGGCCAGCGCCCAGGCGCTCAACGCCCGCCTGCTGAAGGTCATGGACGAGCGGCAGATCTACCGCATCGACCATTACCTGGGTAAGGAAACGGTGCAGAACATACTCGTCAGCCGGTTCTCCAACGGGCTGTTCGAATCGTTCTGGAACAACCACTACATCGACCACGTGCAGATCACCGCGGCGGAAACCGTCGGTGTGGAAACCCGCGGCGCGTTCTACGACAGCACCGGCGCTTTGCGCGACATGGTTCCCAATCACCTGTTCCAGTTGCTGGCGATGGTGGCCATGGAACCGCCTGCGGCCTTCGGTGCCGATGCCGTGCGCGGCGAGAAAGCCAAGGTGGTGGGGGCGATTCGACCGTGGTCGCCCAAGTTGGCGCTGAAAAATTCGGTGCGTGGGCAGTACGCCGCCGGCAAACGCATGCGGGGTTATCGTGACGAGGCCAATGTCGACCCCAAAAGCCAGACCGAAACCTATGTGGCGCTCAAGGTGATGATCGACAACTGGCGCTGGGCCGGGGTGCCGTTCTACCTGCGCACCGGCAAGCGCATGAGCGTACGTGACACGGAAATCGCCATCTGCTTCAAGCCGGCGCCGTACGCGCAGTTCCGCGACATGGAACTGGCCCAGCCCAAACCCAACTATTTGAAGATCCAGATCCAGCCGAACGAAGGCATGTGGTTCGACCTGCAAGCCAAGCGTCCGGGACCTGAACTGGTGATGGAGAACGTCGAACTGGGCTTTGCCTACAAGGATTTTTTCAAGATGAGCCCGGCCACTGGCTACGAGACGCTGATCTACGACTGCCTGACCGGTGACCAAACTCTGTTCCAGCGCGCCGACAACATCGAAAACGGCTGGCGCGCGGTGCAGCCGTTCCTCGATGCCTGGGTCAATGGCGGCGAGGTTCACGAGTACCCGGCCGGGGAGGATGGACCGGAGGCTGGCAACGACCTGCTCGGCCGCGATCACCGAGAGTGGCACACGCTCGGTTGA